The Mesomycoplasma ovipneumoniae genome includes a region encoding these proteins:
- a CDS encoding LytS/YhcK type 5TM receptor domain-containing protein, whose amino-acid sequence MAKLTNMKISFVAIFISISVIMLIIGVRLAPFAVLPNFRFSIIGLPIKITGFIFGPIVGFLTGFLSDLITFLFIPGVYSWYYTLSLSLTGFIPGVFFWFFVVQGKKWFQKDKILERLGDKIFAQKREIFNYTYHAISHNSKDANLERKMRQKLLRLQKKVAKVQAWTEEKALLNFYWISSFFVLALIASAVISTVMFNSSIDFSKARFISSKTSFLILILFGTFSMIIFLLVARFINFFRKNERYLTLVPIVAFSALHEPIASVLAAKGDVESGALNNFETAFLTHIIISPIKIWINASVIYFTARAVLPLVYKKFSYSLT is encoded by the coding sequence ATGGCTAAGTTGACAAATATGAAAATCTCTTTTGTGGCGATTTTCATATCAATTTCAGTAATTATGTTAATAATTGGGGTCAGGTTGGCTCCTTTTGCTGTTTTGCCTAATTTTCGCTTTTCAATTATAGGACTGCCGATTAAAATAACAGGCTTTATTTTTGGACCAATAGTTGGTTTTTTAACCGGTTTTTTATCGGATTTAATTACTTTTTTGTTTATTCCTGGCGTTTATTCTTGATATTATACTCTCAGCCTTTCACTTACTGGGTTTATTCCTGGCGTTTTCTTTTGATTTTTTGTTGTTCAAGGAAAAAAATGATTCCAAAAAGATAAAATTTTAGAGCGCTTAGGAGATAAAATTTTTGCCCAAAAGCGAGAAATTTTTAACTACACTTATCATGCAATAAGCCATAACTCAAAAGATGCAAATTTAGAACGAAAAATGCGCCAAAAATTGCTTAGATTGCAAAAAAAAGTTGCTAAAGTTCAAGCCTGAACTGAAGAAAAAGCTTTACTGAATTTTTATTGAATATCGAGCTTTTTTGTCCTGGCTTTAATAGCTTCGGCAGTTATTTCCACGGTTATGTTTAATTCTTCTATTGATTTTAGCAAAGCACGCTTCATTTCTAGTAAAACTTCGTTTTTAATTTTGATTCTTTTTGGTACTTTTTCAATGATTATCTTCTTACTTGTTGCGCGTTTTATTAACTTTTTCCGTAAAAATGAGCGGTATTTGACTCTTGTTCCGATCGTTGCATTTTCTGCCTTGCATGAGCCAATTGCAAGTGTTCTTGCCGCAAAAGGTGATGTAGAATCTGGTGCACTTAATAATTTTGAAACCGCTTTTTTGACGCATATAATTATTTCCCCTATCAAAATTTGGATTAATGCCTCTGTTATTTATTTCACTGCAAGAGCTGTTTTACCGCTAGTTTATAAAAAATTCTCTTACTCTCTTACTTAA
- a CDS encoding valine--tRNA ligase: MENKYNHKTVEKNRNQKWLDKRFFYASKNPKKPFSIISPPPNVTGHLHLGHAWNIFIQDSLIRFHKLQGFDVLLLPCVDHAGIATQAKVEAFLAEKNISKFDLGREKFIEKCYEWKDQQYIKIKEQWNKLGIAFDYSKERFTLDDEAQLAVSNFFIKLWEKNLIYRGKRAINWDVKLQTALSNIEVINKPVNQKMYYLKYFLKDSSEFLTVATTRIETISSDVVLAVNPKDKRYSGFIDKEVIHPLTKKIIKIIGDSNVSQDFGSGVMKVSAHSILDFEILEKNGLSAEDCIDDYGNLNKNTLEFEGKNRFEARDLIAKKLENEGLLIKTEDVVSNVGFSQRSGEIVEILKKPQWFVKMDELSQSLISHLNSKDKILFYPRGFEKNLRKWFDKIHDWTISRQLWWGHRIPVWYKNDEFKVQIESPGKEWTQDPDVLDTWFSSGISAFSFLGWPNNSELIQSYFPTSLLVTGWDILFFWVARMYFSSLFVMDKKPFEKVLLHGLIRDEEGRKMSKSLGNGIDPMEIIEKYGSDTLRQMLLFNSSPGKDIRFSIEKLNSAWNLSNKLWNIAKYIKSLDNSHRKPDFIDFWMEGKIYDFKKQIVKNIKKYNFSVIGTEINNFIFGDFSSRYIELIKTRQNGFYARKLLKSVLIILHPFMPFLTDFLMEEIFDEEILEQKMPRVRQFSDNQKVENILEIIDSLRFYRENLQISKKIMLEFCVLDAEFQKEEIEIISKFVFGKWVPNNEFIIKTKNFKISLKLPDEVKKAQEENDKKEIQFLKSEILRAETLLSNQKFVEKAPNEKVEQEREKLKKFKEKLEFYEKK, encoded by the coding sequence ATGGAAAATAAATATAATCATAAAACAGTTGAAAAAAATAGAAACCAAAAATGACTAGATAAGCGTTTTTTTTATGCTAGCAAAAATCCAAAAAAACCTTTTTCCATCATAAGTCCGCCCCCAAATGTTACAGGACACTTGCATTTAGGTCATGCTTGAAATATTTTTATTCAAGATTCCTTGATTAGATTTCATAAACTTCAAGGTTTTGACGTTCTTTTATTACCTTGTGTTGATCATGCCGGAATTGCGACTCAGGCAAAAGTTGAAGCTTTTTTAGCAGAAAAAAATATTTCTAAATTCGATTTAGGTCGCGAAAAATTCATCGAAAAATGCTATGAATGAAAAGATCAGCAATACATAAAAATCAAAGAACAATGAAATAAATTAGGAATTGCCTTTGATTATTCCAAAGAAAGATTTACACTTGACGATGAAGCTCAGCTCGCTGTTTCAAATTTTTTTATCAAATTGTGAGAAAAAAATTTGATTTATCGCGGAAAAAGAGCGATAAATTGGGATGTAAAATTACAAACTGCACTTTCAAATATTGAGGTTATCAACAAACCTGTAAATCAAAAAATGTATTATTTAAAATACTTTTTGAAAGACTCGAGCGAATTTTTAACCGTGGCAACAACAAGAATTGAAACTATTTCATCCGATGTTGTCTTGGCTGTAAATCCAAAAGATAAAAGATATTCAGGCTTTATTGATAAAGAAGTTATTCATCCTTTGACTAAAAAAATTATAAAAATTATTGGTGACTCAAATGTTAGTCAAGATTTTGGCTCTGGAGTCATGAAAGTTTCGGCTCATTCAATTTTAGACTTTGAAATTTTAGAAAAAAACGGCTTGTCGGCCGAAGATTGCATTGATGACTATGGTAATTTAAATAAAAATACCCTTGAATTTGAAGGTAAAAATCGATTTGAGGCCAGAGATTTAATCGCAAAAAAACTTGAAAATGAAGGCCTTTTAATTAAGACCGAAGACGTTGTTTCAAATGTTGGCTTTTCACAAAGAAGTGGTGAAATCGTCGAAATTCTTAAAAAACCACAGTGATTTGTCAAAATGGATGAATTGTCTCAGTCTTTAATTTCGCACCTGAATTCAAAAGATAAAATTCTATTTTATCCACGCGGATTTGAGAAAAATTTAAGAAAATGATTCGACAAAATCCACGACTGAACTATTTCACGCCAACTTTGATGAGGTCACAGAATCCCCGTTTGGTATAAAAATGACGAATTTAAGGTTCAAATAGAATCACCTGGCAAAGAATGAACTCAAGACCCTGATGTTCTTGATACTTGATTTTCTTCAGGAATTAGCGCCTTTTCTTTTTTAGGATGGCCTAATAATTCTGAGTTAATTCAGTCCTATTTCCCGACAAGTTTGCTCGTTACTGGCTGAGATATCTTGTTTTTTTGAGTTGCTAGAATGTATTTTTCCTCTCTTTTTGTCATGGATAAAAAACCTTTTGAAAAAGTTCTGCTTCACGGTCTTATTCGCGATGAAGAAGGTCGAAAAATGTCAAAATCACTCGGAAACGGGATTGATCCTATGGAAATAATTGAAAAATACGGGTCAGATACTTTAAGACAAATGCTTCTTTTTAACTCAAGTCCGGGAAAAGATATCAGATTTAGCATTGAAAAATTAAATTCAGCTTGAAATTTAAGCAATAAACTTTGAAATATTGCAAAATATATTAAAAGCTTAGATAATTCTCATAGAAAACCAGATTTTATCGACTTTTGAATGGAAGGTAAAATTTACGATTTTAAAAAACAAATTGTAAAAAATATTAAAAAATACAATTTTAGCGTTATTGGGACCGAAATTAATAATTTTATTTTTGGGGATTTTTCTTCTCGTTATATAGAGTTGATTAAAACTAGGCAAAACGGTTTTTATGCTAGAAAACTATTAAAAAGTGTCTTGATAATTTTGCACCCTTTTATGCCTTTTTTGACTGATTTTTTGATGGAAGAAATTTTTGACGAGGAAATTTTAGAACAAAAAATGCCTAGAGTTAGGCAATTTAGTGACAATCAAAAGGTTGAAAATATCCTTGAAATTATTGATAGTTTAAGATTTTACCGTGAAAATTTACAGATTTCAAAAAAAATTATGTTGGAATTTTGTGTTCTTGATGCCGAGTTTCAAAAAGAAGAAATTGAAATTATTAGTAAATTTGTTTTTGGAAAATGAGTTCCAAATAATGAGTTTATTATTAAAACCAAAAACTTTAAAATTTCACTTAAACTTCCTGATGAAGTAAAAAAAGCGCAAGAAGAAAACGATAAAAAAGAAATTCAGTTCTTAAAAAGCGAAATTTTAAGGGCAGAAACCTTACTTTCTAATCAAAAATTTGTTGAAAAAGCACCTAACGAAAAAGTTGAACAAGAACGCGAAAAACTTAAGAAATTTAAAGAAAAATTAGAATTTTACGAAAAAAAATAG